The genomic stretch AAGGCGAATTTCCAGGGGCTGTAGGGGAACCCGGGGCTCAGCGCCCGACGCTTCCGCAGCGACAGCGGCTCCTggatccctggggacacccgGGGGTTGGGACCCAAGAGACCACCCAGccccccagggacccctccccagcccagggggctccaaccccatccaacctcaacTCCAACATCCCCACcacccacagcttctccaggaaacctctcccaggctctccccaccctcacttctccctcccagctcctctccagctcccctctTCCACTTGGAAACCATCTCTCCTTGTCAcctccctccaggcccttgcccaaagtccctccccagctttcctggagccccttcaggcactgggagctgctccaagggctccccacaaccttctccttctcttctccagcctcaacacccccaactctctccccctggctccagagctgctccagccctcccagcacctccatcacctcctctgcactggctccaacagctccgtgtcctcctgctgctggggaccccagacctggacacagctttaccccagggggggacaatcccctccctggccctgatGGTGACACTGAtggggacacagcccaggacaggggggTTTCTGAGCTGCCAGCACTCACCAATGTCTCACCCTGAGCTTCTGGTCCATgaccacccccaagtcctttttctcCCAACCTGTGTCCATGCCTGGCATTGCCCccacccaggtgcagaaccttgttCTCAGCCCCGTTGACCTTCACACCATTGGCATCTGGGGCAgaagcagagccctgggacCACCCCCTGTCCCCAAAGGTCCCCAAAGCcccccagagctgggggctgTACCTTCCTCCCGACACTTCTCCCTCCAGAGCAGGTTGTCCTCAGCCAGGACCCTCCAGTACCGACAGGTCTGGGCAGCACGGAGCAGGTCCCGGGGCTCCAGGAAAGAGAGGACATAGAGGGCCAGCTGAGGGAAGGGGTTGGGTGAGTCAGGGAGTCCCAGGGGGGctaccccccacccccagctccccctcctcacctccttgggcagcagGGAGATGAAGTCCCTCTGGAACTGGGGCTCAATCACCTGCATCATGTACTTGATCTGGGAGGGTTCGCAGCGGTCGATCAGCTCGtccagagccagcagcttctcaggGCCACTCCACCTCTGGGGACAAGGGACTTGTCACTGTGGCTCAAGAAGGTGCCAGGACCTCCAGGAGCTCCTGGTGGGCTCCTCACCCCAGGTCCTTACTAAAATGGTCGGGATGAGCTCAACAGAGTCCCTGGAGCTCCACAGTAACATGTTGTGGGACACGGGTTGGCCAAAGCCACCAAGGGGTAGGACACGGCCACTTGTGTGGCCACCAAGCACCCACCCCAGAGGGACCATCCCCACTCCCCAGAGCCCACCTGGAAGGTTCGGAGCCAGTCCTGCAGCTCGGGGGGGGGCAGCACCGAGGGGATGTGGCGGCGCCGGGCCGGGCCCCCTGCCTTGGCGTTGCGCAGGTCCCcaaaggtggtggtggggctgggggtgcagggacCCAGTGTCCTGCACCAGGGCAACGAGAAGGTGAGAGGGGCTGCCTGGCCACAATGCCCCCTGCCACCCAGGGACACATCAGCCACCCCCCCCACGGGCACAGGGTGGGGCAGAGGGATCCTTAAGGATTTCAGACTCCAGCTCATCTTCTGGTCACAAAAAACTATCCAGCCCCAGGACACAAAGACCTCCCAGCCCCAGGCCATAAAGACCTCCCAGCTCCAGGCCATAAAGACCTCCCAGCTCCAGGCCATAAAGACCATTTAACTCCAGATCATCTTCTGCTTCCCAGTCATGAGAAACATCTAACTCAGGTCATTAAAGTCTTCTGGGTCTAAGTCCATCCAGTTCCAGGCCATAAAGACCACCCAGCTCCAGGTGAAGTCCCAAGGGCCATGCAGCTCCAGGTGGTCCCCTCCCTCAGGAAGTGCTGGTTTCCCAGCTCTGGACACCTCCAGGCTTCATCAGGACAGGCTCTGGGCTCCTTCTCCAGGCAGTGCTGTTGCCAAGGTTGTCCCAGAGGTCCCTCCACCCTGGTGCCCTGTGACCATCActcccacccctcccagccAGATTCGGTGACCACACAGGttcatctccagggatgaagacCCCACAACCTCATCAGGACCTCAGggtgagggggctgggggtgtcagGAGGGGTCTCCACCCCCTCCAGCTCTCACCTGCCATATTCAGAGCCCTTGCAGAGCTTCTTGCCCGGGGAGAGGGCACGGCTGTCCAGACCGTTCTCTGACTTCCTCTTCATCTGCCGGGAGGGGGACAGGTCAGAGCCCCCCACACTGACCCCTTTCTGGGGGGACACCCACCTGAGCCCCTGCCCAAACCTCCCCACATGTTGAGGACCTGAGAGGGGATCTGGAGACACTGGAAGGTCAGTTCTGGGGGGACAAGGGGGCTTGGTCCTCCCCAGAAGAATATGAGATGGTGGAGAGAGGGCAGGGTGGGGCACAGGGgtctgccaggctggggagggggctctcTCCCCACAAGTGCCCAGGGGCACAGTGACAGTGCCGGGTACTGCTGGGAAGCCCCCTTCCCCTCGGGgccagccccctcccccccagggCCAGCCCCTCCCCCCCAGggccagccccctcccctcgGGGCCAGCCCCCTACCCCCCAGGGCCAGCCCCCTTCCCCTCGGggccagccccctcccctcgGGGCCAGCCCCCTACCCCCCAGGGCcagcccccttccccccccagggccagccccctcccctcgGGGCCAGCCCCCTACCCCCCAGGGCCAGCCCCCCACCTTGGCCCGGGCTCTCCGCAGCAGCCCCCCGTCCTGGCTGCGCTGCAGGTACTCGACCCAGCGCTCCCCCAGGCTGTAGTAGAGGTAGAGATTGGTGCTGTCCTCCCCCTCCTCgctgcagcagctctcctcctcctcctcctcttcctcttcttcctcctcctcctcctggtggctgcacagcctggagctgaggggGGGCTCCTGAGCCCCTTGCCCACTGGAGTTGTCCCCCCCAGTGCTGTCTTTCCCGGGGGGTTCTGGCTCCCAGGTGCCCGGAACATCCTCCTGGGAGTCCACCTGGCaaaaggggagggggacacaGGGTCAGGAGGCCCCAGGATGGGTGAGAGGGGTCAGGCTGGGGGTGAGATGATAGGTTTGGGTGGGGAAAGAGGTTTAAGGGCATGACCCCAACACTGCCCAGGCCCCcacccccccatgtccctcatccccacatccccaggctctgaaacccctccagggatgatggggactccagccctgccctgggcagcctgggccaggccctgacaacccttgccaggcagaaattcttccccagctccaacctaaacctcccctggcacaacttgaggacCTCACAGGCAGGAACACCTCTCTGGATGAGATCTTGGGAAGAAactgtttggggtgagggtgctgagcccctgtcccaggctgcccaaggaagctgtggctgccccatccctggcagtgtctcagcccaggttggatggggcttggagcaccctgggctgtgggaggggtccctgcccatggcaggggtggcactgggtgaggtcccttcccacccaagcCAGTCTGGGGTTCCAGATCCCGTGGGATGTTttgctccatctcctctcctgcagcaaaTATTTATCAGGAGGCAACACATGAGGAGGGGATTTGGTCCTCACAGGAGGCAGATGATCCCAGAGGCCCCTCCACCCTGGTGTCCTGCGACTGCCACCTGCAGCAGGACTCCCCCAAAGCCTCCCAGgaccctccctgcagcagctgccacctcacagggacacagggacagtcCCCTCGCTGCCTGAGCAGACACCACATCCCTTGGTCCTTGCTGTGCCTGTGTCACCGTGTTCCCTGGCCCCTAGGGGACCCCCAGGACCTCCGTGGTGTGGGAGGGTCCCCCCTGTCCcacctggggcagagctgtgctgtccccagggctgctggggcgCTGGCAGGTGATGCGTTGGCTGTTGAGCTCCAGGATGCGGGTGGTGATGCCCTTGACGTGCAGGAGATCATCCAGAGAGCTGAAACCCTTCAGCTCCTGCGGGGAGAGATCCGGGGCTGTCATGGGGGGAGGGACAAGAAGGGGGGCAGGGGGAACCCAGGCAACAGCTCTAGAGCTCGAGGAtcaccaggagcagcccaggaaCCCACCCTGGAGCTGAGAAACCTTGGGACCAGTTCTGGGGCCAAGCACCCTGTGGATTAATCCCACAGTCCTGGAACctccaggagcagcccaggagctggggacccCAGGACCAGCCCTGGAGCTGAGGAACCCCAGGaccagccctggagctggggacccCAGGACCAGCCCTGGAACTGAGGAACCCCAGGaccagccctggagctggggaccccaggaccagccctggagctggggactCCAGGCACAGAGCCCAGCTCAGGCCCAAGCTCCCTCAGGCTCTCACCTCAGGCTCAGCCCCAGTgacccagcagctctccagggGCAGGGCTCGGTCCTACAGCCCCTGTCCCACGGGAGGGACACCTCAGGTCCCCACAGCTGTGCCACCCCCCACACCCACTCGGGACCAGGCATGGGGTCTgtcctctccccagctctgctcccccaggggacagggacagccctgagacACAGCCCAAGGGGACAGCCCAGGGGAGGGGAGAATAGGACAGGGTGACAGCCCCAGAAATTGAGGGACAGCCCCAAGGGACAAGGACAGCTCTGGAAGACCGTGGGACAGccctgggagagaggggaacaGCCCCAAGGACAGGCAGACAagccagaggagaggagggggacagCGGGAGGGGACAGGCAAGGGGATGACAGGGGACGGGacagggggggacagggacagcccagGGGAGAGGGACAGccgtggggacaggaggggacagggacagccatggggacagggacagccgtggggacaggaggggacgGGAcaggggggacaggaggggatggggggacagggggggacagggacagcccgGGGGACAGGAGGCAATGGGGGGGTCAGGGacagctgtggggacagggggggacaggaggggatggggggacagggacagccgtggggacaggaggggatgggggggacagggacagccgtggggacagggacagccgtggggacaggggggacagggggggatgggggggtcaGGGACAGCCGTGGGGACGGGGACAGcccaggggacagggggggacaggaggggacgGGACAGCCgtggggacagggggggacagggggggacagcagggacagtggggacagcagggacagggggggacagggggggatgggggggtcaGGGACAGCCGTGGGGAcagggggggatgggggggtcaGGGACAGCCGTGGGGACAGCGCTGCCCCCGCCCGGCAGAGCTCTGGTGACAACCCCGGTGTCCCAAACACCGCCCTATCCCGCGGTCCCTTCCCTCCAGGGCTCTTCCGCCCGGGCCCTGTTTACATTCCTGGGGTGTCCCcaaccgaaccgaaccgaaccccTCCGGTCCGGTCCTCTCCGACCGGACACCTCCTCCCCACTCTCCCAGGACCTCTCCCCGTGAAGCCTCCGGACCCCGCAGATCAGCCCCAGCTCCGAACAGCCCGAACCCCGCCCCGGTTCCGCTGCAGGCCCGGTGCCATTTGGGCCGCACCTCTCTTTTCCTGACGATCCCGCGGGCCCGGCGGCGTCCGATGCCGCTAAGCGCTCCCTCCAGCTCAGCGACACCGGCACGGTTAATATCCACCTTCCCGCCACCGGGGCCCGGCCCGCCCGGTCCCGACATCccccggtaccggtaccgggcCCCGGAGCCGCCGCTGCTGCCGCTGCCACCGCGCAGGCCCCGCGCTGACTGCGCAGGCGCAGCAGAACCACGCCCCCTCCCCGCCAAGCCACGCCCAGCCGGGCGGAAATCAGCGGTTTTTATTGGCCAATGCGCACGCGCAGACGCAGGTCacgccccctccctccccagcgGTGCTCTGTATGGGCAAAGCCCGAGGGGCAGGGGCATGAATGGGGAGGCCACGCCCCCTGGGGTGAAGGGGCGTGGCTTCCTCATTCATGCCCCGCCCCTCATCGACGCTTGTAGAGACAGGGCCGCAAACGGAGGGCGGGGGGCGCGGGTTTGGGGCGGGGGGGTCCTGTCTTGGAGAACTCCAGGAGGTagaagaaggagctggagaggtcctagggggggaggaagagaccCCTCAAACCCCAACCAGGACACCCCAAGCCCACCCAGAGGCCCCAACCCCACCTGAAGCCCCCGTCCACCACCCCAGGACCACCAACCCGCTCCTGGAGTCCACCCTCCTGCAGACCCCACACCATGTCCCCTCTCTGCCCCAAGACCCCCCCATCCTAGACCTCCACAGCCCCCAGACTCTGACCCCAGCATCACAACCCTGAACCCAAGACTCCCCACTGCCCTCAGCCCTCCCTGACCCCTGTATGCCTCACTCTGGACCCCCACTGGACCCAGCCCCCCCAGACCCCACCCCCATGTTCCCTGGCTCCTTCTACCCAAGACCTGCACCCCACAACCCCCGGACCCCAAACCCCCATCCCACAGCTCCCCCAAGCCTCCCCCATACCCCTCCCCTGCCATCACCACCCCCAGCCCACTCCCCCCTGGCCCCAGGCCAGGCCGGGCCCCCCTGCCCCGCCACAGGGGGGGGGTCCTCTGGCTGCCAAGGCCCCCGCCCCCCTCCCCAGACACACACCTTGGAGACGCTTTTGAATCCCAGCTGAGCCATGGCGCTGATGAAGCCCCGGGTGTCCTCGAAGCGGCTGGCCACCTCGGCCACCAGCAGGGTACCCCTGGGGAGCACCTCAGCCCTCAGCAGACCCCCCCGGTGCCTCTGGGCCCCCCAGCCGACCCCAGCCCCTATGCCTACCCCTGCTTCAGCACACGGTTGGCCTCCTCCAGGATCTCCTGCAGGTTGGTGCCCATCAGCGCCAGGCAGAACACGGCCACGTCCACCGACTCGTCTGCCAGGGGCACCTGCGGGGCAGCAGAGGATGGGCGGGGGTCCCAGGGGTCCCTCCCTGGATCCCATCCCCTGCCCTCAGGGGTCCCTCCCTGGATCCCATCCCCTGCCCTCAGGCGGAGCAGCCCCCACCTCTGCCATGTCGCAGACGGTGACGCGGgggctgaggggcagcaggTCGAAGCAGTGCACTCTGTTCCTCACCCCACACGCCAGCTTGCAGTCCCCACACCCAAAATCTGCCACCACCAGcgagggggggctgggggaaagTGAGGGGGGTGTCAGGACACCGTTGCCCACCCCTTGACCCCTACTCAGGGGTCTCTGCACACCATTTTCCCAGTTCTCTTGATGTACCAGTGCCCCCAGTTCTCCCCATTTCTTCCCCACTCTCCCAGTTGCCCGGTGCTGCCCATTGTCCTATTCTTCCCAGTACTCCCAGTTGCTCCCAGATCCTCCTGAGTCTCCCAGTTGCTCCCGTTCTCCCAGCTCCCCAGTCCCCTGCTTCTCCCAGATCCTCACACTCTCCCagtttcccttcttccctggtGCATCCCACCCTCCCGGttccccagtgctcccagttcTCCCGGTTCCCCCCATTCTCCCAGCTCCGCCCATCCTCCCAGTTGTCCCAGTTCCCCCCAGCTTCCCGGTGCTCCCTGTCCCCGCCGTTCTCCCGGTTCCCCGGTGCTCCCGCTCACCGCCGGCGCAGGTACCGGATGATCCGGTCCACGGGGTTCTGCGGCCACCGGGCCACCTGCCGGGCGAACCCGCGGTGGTAGATTCGGAACGCTTCGGGGTCGCTCTGGAAGAGCCGGGCCGCCTCCCGGCTGCTGGTGCTGTACAGCTGCTGGTTCAGGTATCGGAACCGGGCCCCCAGCAGCCGCTCCTCCATCCGGGCCCGCAGCGACTCCGAACGATCCGCCGGGACCGAACAGGGGGCGGGGGGCTCTGGTACCGCCTCCCCCTGCGGctcgtcctcctcctcctggtgctgctgcttcttttttagCTTATTCCTCCGCTGCCGCCGGTTCGGCCGCCGGTTCGGCCGCCGGCCCAGTGCCCCGGGCAGCTCAGCCGGAACCGCTACGGACCGAGAGGGGGTCAGGGCGGCGGCCGGACCCTCGCGGTACCCGATACCGGGAATGCACCCCCGGGCTCCCGGCCATCCGCAGCCCCCGGCCCGGCGGTACCTCTCTCGGGGCGCTGCCCGCTCTCCCCGGTACCGCTCGGTCTCGGCGCCCCGGGCAGCTTCCCCGCGGGCTCCTCCTCATCTTTCACCACGCCGTCTCCCGGTCTCCGCCGCCGCTTCCCCGCGGGGGTCTGCCGAAAGCGGGGGAGCCGATTACCTCCCCCAGACCCAGACcccggcccggtccggtccgTGTACTCCGCCCTTACCGGCCGGCCCGGGCCTTGGGGGGCGATGCGGGGCCCCTGCCGACCCCGGGGCGGACTCTCCTCTTCCTCCGCGAACATGACCCGGAGGCGGCGGGACCTGCCCCCGGGCCCGTTctgtcccccaccccccagctccGGTTCTGCCCCATCCGGGCCGGAACCGCCGCTCTCACACACGTGCAGAGCCCAGAGCGGCCCCGAAGGAACCGGCGGAAACAGCGCCCCCCCGCGGGCGGGAGGAAGAGCAGCACGGCTGAGCCGGGGCCGTGCGATCCCCCCCGGTGAGCCCGGGAGACCCCCGGGTGATCCCCCCGTTAGCCCCCGGTTACCCCTCGGTTACCCCTCGGTTACCTCCCCGTTATCTCCCGTTACGTCCCCGGTTACCCTCCCGGTTGCCCCCGCTGATCCCCGGTTACATCCCCAGTCAACCCCCGGTTTAATACCCGGTTAGTCCCGCCCCCGCTCAGTTAGCTCCCGTTAGTCCCCGGTCAGCGCGCCGTGAGCCCCGGTCCCCAGTCCGGTTCGCCCAGCCCGCGGTCCGTGCTCGGTCCCGCCGCTCTTTGCCGCTGCCCGGTGTCCTGGAGCCGGTACCGCCTGCCCAGTACCGCCTGCCCCGTACCCGCTGCCTGGTACGCGGTGCTCCCTGCCCGCTGCCCGGTACCTGGTACCTCCTGCCCGGTACGGTGCCGGTACCCGGTACGCGATGCGCTGCCCGGTGCGGTGCGCTGTAGCCGGTACCCGGGGCCCGGTTCGGTACCGGGGCCGGTGCCCAGTTTCGTTCCAGATGTCCGGTGTGGGACCCAGTTCTATACTCGGTGCCGGCGCCCGGTTTGGTACCCGGTACCTGGTATCAGGTGCAGTGCCCGGTTCGGTGTCGGTACCCGGTTCGGTGCCGCTGCCGGCCGGTAGGGGTCGCTGTGGATCCGGTCCGGTCCGGGGCGGAGCCCGCGCGCTGCCCGGTCTCGCCGAGCCGCCGCCCTGCGCCGCCGCCGGAGCCGGTACGGGCGGACGGGCCGGGCCGgggtgtgctgggctgggctgggccgggccgggccgggccgggccgggccggcggCGGGCGGGGTCCGGTTCGCGCCGTGTGTGTGCCCGGCGGGCGCGGTGccggggctgtgctgggcagggccgGGTTAGGACCGGACCGAGTCAGGCTGAACCGGGACCGGGCCGGGACAGAACGGGCTGGGGGCGGGACAGCGCTGGGATCGGGTCGGGTCGGGCTGGGGTGGGTCGGGGTCTGTTGGAGGGGCCCGGAGggactggggagggggctggggtgaggagggggcagaAGATGGGGCAGGgaatggggagggggcaggggtggggatggggatggggccAGGGCCGGTGGCAGCCGTGTTGGGGGGTGGAAGGTTCGGGGTCGCAGCGGGGCCGGACGGGGGTCTGGGGGCTGCCCCGGGGTTCCTCTGCCGAGGGGTGGGTGCCAGGGGGTGGGCTGGGCTGTCACTGGGGCGGGTGACAGATCGGGCCCGGGGTCCCTCGGGAGCTCCGGGGGTCTTTGCAGAGGTTTGGGACACATGGGGAGCTCTGGGGTGCAGTTTGGGGGTCTCTGGGGAGGTCTGGGAGACTGTCGTGGGCTCTGGGGAACCCCGAGGAGCTCTGGGGTCCAGCCTGGGGGTCTCTGGAGTTCCTTGGGGGCTCTGAGGCTCCGTAGGGACTTCTGGGGCCCCACGGGGGGTGCTTGAACCCCCGGCTTTGCTCCCtgacccccccctccccccccgtCCCCTGGGATCCGGTGTCCCCGGGTCCGGCTGTGTCCCCCGATAAGCCGCGGGGTAACAGATGCGGTTCCCCCCCCGGCGTCCCCCCCCCGGTCTCCGCGGTTTTCCGCAGGGAGGGGGACACCGGGAaccctccctcacccccccccccccggctccccGGCCGGGACAGAAACAATTTCTCTgcaatggttttatttttaaattacttttttccgTCCTGGggggctgccaggagcagggggtGCGGGGGtcttggggagggggtgggacGCTGAGCTTCCCCCCCCCCTAAGAGCCCTCTTCCCACCCCAGACCGCCATGGACGACATCTTCACCCAGTGCCGGGAGGGCAACGCGGTGGCCGTGCGGCTCTGGTTGGACAACACCGAGAACGACCTCAACCAGGGGTGAGAGACCCACGGGGGCTGCAAGGGGGGGGTCGGTTCCGTCCCCCATCCTAGGCAGGGACCGCGGTCCagatcctcctcctcctcctccttctcctccccccacacccccccggAGGAAGTTACGGCATCGCCCAAGCACGAGGGGGAACATCCTCCGGACCGCCCCCCCGGGGCTCCGGGGAGCTTGGGGAGGCCTCCGGTTCTGTCTAGGGGGGCTCCGGTTCTGCCCAGGGGGCTCTGGTTCTGCCTAGGGTGGGGCTGCGGTGTTTCCCCAggggcttcagctctgcctggggggCTTCGGTGCTGCCCACCCACCATTTGGGTCGGGGGCCGGGCTAAGAGCGCATTTCCCTGTCCCCCGAGCACCAAAGCCTCCCCGGGGGGCCCCCACCCTGTCCTTCactcctctccccctctcccccagtgGTCCCGGTccccctgagctctgctgcgGGGCGGAGGGTGGTGGGCACCAGGGGGAGGGTGGTCCCGAGAGGTTGTACTGGGGtatccccccccccaacatcCCCCCTGTGTCCCGCCCACCCTGCTACCTCCCCTGTCTCCCCTCTGTCCTCCTGTCTCCTCTGACAGcccctcttcctccagcccccCCGCCCACCTTGAGGGGTGGGTGCAGCTGgctggggggctgtgctggggtggTCTGGGGCCattctccccatccctccacccccccacccccagatCCCCCCACTCCTTACCCTGTGGGGGTCCAGGTGCTGCCAGGAGATAATGTGAGTGGGCCAGGGGTCCAAGTGGGGACAGTGGAAGGGGGGCAATGGCAGCCCCCAGGGTGGGGGGGGGCTCATCAGGGCTATGCCCCCCAGGGATGACCATGGGTTCAGCCCCCTGCACTGGGCCTGCCGGGAGGGCCGTGCCAGCCTGGTGGACATGCTGATCATGCGGGGGGCACGCATCAACGTCATGAACCGGGGGGACGACACCCCCCTGCACCTGGCTGCCAGCCACGGCCACCGCGACATCGTCCAGAAGGTACCCGAGCCCCCCATCACACCGCCCCACACAgacccccagcacccatcatctgggagaggggatggggagaacCTGCAGCCAGCATGGGGAGCACCATGGTGGGGGTGGTGGGGTCTGCCTGAGGGTGGGAAGggtctgcagagggacctgggctgggcagagggacctgtgggcagcaggagcagggcagggattgtccccctgtgaTGGGAACTGGGGGGGCCAAGCCTTGAGTCTTCTGGGCCCCTCATGAccagaaggagattgagggactggagagtgtccagagaagggaaagggtctggagagcatggagaaggtctggagaagttgtgaggagcatctgagagccctgtgggtgctgatcctggagcagaggaggctgaggggagaccttgtggctctctgcaaccccctgagaggaggttggagccagggggggtcgggctctgctccccaggaacaagggatgggacaagaggaactttgggcacaactcaagttgtgccaggggaggtttaggttggagctggggaagaatttctgcctggaaagggttgtcagggcctggcccaggctgcccagggcagggctggagtccccatcatccctggaggggtttcagagcctggggatgtggggatgagggacatgggacAGTGGGGATGGGGTCAGGGTTGGGTTCCATGATCCCAAAGGTTTTTCCCAACCAGAAGGATTttgtggtggagtccccattcCTAGAgaggtttcagagcctggggatgtggggatgagggacgTGGGGTGGGGATGGCCTGGGCAGTGTTGGGGTCATGGTTGGACTTGGGTGATCTCAAGGGTCCTCTTCAACCCAAACTCTTCAGCCCCGGCCAGCCCTGAGGTGCTGATGTGGGTGCTCCAGGACCTGCTCTGGGCTGACTGGGgtgtcctcctcctgccccccagCTGATCCAGTTCAAAGCAGACATCAACGCTGCCAATGAGCATGGAAACACAGCCCTGCACTATGCCTGCTTCTGGGGACACGACCAGGTGGCTGAggtgagcagcagcacctggagctgagcaggagggaCAGAAGGGACAGGGCAAAGGGTTGGGTGCCACCAGGAGGACATGGACTGCAGATGCCTGATGGagccaccatccctgaaggtgtcACCACTGTGTGGGGGGGTGCTGAGGGATGTGGCAGAGTTGGGTTAAATGTTTGGACTCGGTGACCTCAGAGATCTCCAACCAGAAGAGTTCCATGGTTTGCCATCTCCTCCCTCAGGACCTGGTGGGCAACGGGGCCTTGGTCAGCGTCGCCAACAAGTACGGCGAGACGCCCACTGACAAAGCCAAGACCCCCCTGCGTGAGGTGCTGAGAGGTAGGAGGGTCTCACCCCCATCCACCCACCTACCCCTTGCCCCCACTGCTGCCCCCACTGCCCAGGTTCTTGTCCCCACAGAACGTGCCGAGAAACTGGGCCAGAACCTCACCAAGGTCCCCTACAAGGACACCTTCTGGAAGGGCACCACCCGCACACGTCCCAGTAAGGACAGAGCCTTCTGGGCAGGTTTGGGGTGGGCTTctgaggagggggctgcagcctgCCCTGCCAGCCAGAACCCCTCCCTGGAAGTTCCT from Calypte anna isolate BGI_N300 unplaced genomic scaffold, bCalAnn1_v1.p scaffold_27_arrow_ctg1, whole genome shotgun sequence encodes the following:
- the LOC103539684 gene encoding F-box/WD repeat-containing protein 7, with the translated sequence MSGPGGPGPGGGKVDINRAGVAELEGALSGIGRRRARGIVRKREELKGFSSLDDLLHVKGITTRILELNSQRITCQRPSSPGDSTALPQVDSQEDVPGTWEPEPPGKDSTGGDNSSGQGAQEPPLSSRLCSHQEEEEEEEEEEEEEESCCSEEGEDSTNLYLYYSLGERWVEYLQRSQDGGLLRRARAKMKRKSENGLDSRALSPGKKLCKGSEYGRTLGPCTPSPTTTFGDLRNAKAGGPARRRHIPSVLPPPELQDWLRTFQRWSGPEKLLALDELIDRCEPSQIKYMMQVIEPQFQRDFISLLPKELALYVLSFLEPRDLLRAAQTCRYWRVLAEDNLLWREKCREEGIQEPLSLRKRRALSPGFPYSPWKFAFLRQHRIDGNWRSGPLRAPKVLKGHDDHVITCLQFCGNRIVSGSDDNTLKVWSAVTGEMRDSIVISGSTDRTLKVWNADTGECVHTLYGHTSTVRCMHLHGNRVVSGSRDATLRLWDIDSGQCLHVLMGHVAAVRCVQYDGHKVVSGAYDYTVKVWDPESESCTHTLQGHTNRVYSLQVSTALGLTHPPLLVPARILVATLATWAPSGSYSVLSAAPQKVKVRPIHGSSSGQEQTLNKPRKEQREQEEDLGGEHLQPSASEVLGAPEPELPP
- the RRP8 gene encoding ribosomal RNA-processing protein 8, producing MFAEEEESPPRGRQGPRIAPQGPGRPTPAGKRRRRPGDGVVKDEEEPAGKLPGAPRPSGTGESGQRPERAVPAELPGALGRRPNRRPNRRQRRNKLKKKQQHQEEEDEPQGEAVPEPPAPCSVPADRSESLRARMEERLLGARFRYLNQQLYSTSSREAARLFQSDPEAFRIYHRGFARQVARWPQNPVDRIIRYLRRRPPSLVVADFGCGDCKLACGVRNRVHCFDLLPLSPRVTVCDMAEVPLADESVDVAVFCLALMGTNLQEILEEANRVLKQGGTLLVAEVASRFEDTRGFISAMAQLGFKSVSKDLSSSFFYLLEFSKTGPPRPKPAPPALRLRPCLYKRR